The genomic DNA CTGAACTGGAAGTTGCAGCAAGCAACTCGTCTCAAGAGAATAGAGGTGCAAATTAAATACTTTAAATGCTTGTTCTTAAAAAACTATTTCTGTTCATTGTATGTTTTACATTTTTAATACCTAAGTTGTTACTACTTGATCCAACATCTCACAAAGGAAAGTCAAACACAGTTAGTTTAGATGAAATGGAGCTATTTTACTTTGACAATGCATCATTTTGTAGTGAAGTGGCACTGGGAATCCTTCGTTACAGTTTCTTTAGCTTTGTAACAGTATGAAAAATCTGGATACATATTAAATTGAATCCCATTCTTTGAAAGATTTAGTTTTCCATTTAACAGTACATGGAACGTGCTGTTCAGATGAGCTTATTTGGCAAGGTTATGTCTCTAATCCACATAAACCTTTTTCTCTTATCAGAAAGTTAGTAAAAATACAATATTTTATAGTATTATCATTACActattagaaaataaaaataaaaataacccATAATAAAAAGTTACATCAACCCGATGATTGTATCCAGGTTCATGTCAAACAGGTCCTTCTGAGAACATACTGCAATATTTTGGTATTTATGTAGTAAAGTAAATGGTTTACAGATTCTGTGCACATCAAGATCATCAGAACATCAGATATACATCAACACCACTGTCCACATTTTATCCTATTATTACATGTCTGCATCAACCTACACCCATGTAGCCGGCAACATTTAATTATCAGCTGAAATGCAGGAATTAGTTCAACAACCTCTTTCCTGAATCTTTTGCTGATCAGTAATTTCCTTACCATTAAGTCTTCTTCCTTTGATCCAAACCTGATCCCAGTACCACAGTTACAAGTTTGATCTTTTCTACATTAATTGGCATAGTCATTGTATTGTTACTTAGTTAAATTCAGAACTTAGAACATATGAAAGAACCAATCTAATCAAAATGTATGAACGATCCTTGTAGACATCTTTCCATTACATACTAATCTTGTTTTTTGAACTTTCGCTCCGTATAGTTCCATAGAGATATATACTATGTTCCAGAAGATATATgtgttttaattttgttttggaaTTCCATTGTCTTTATTATATATTTTCTTGTGCTGAATCATTGCGACATGGTAGTTGTTTGATTGCACTGCTTGACTGCATGCTAGATGctctttttattaaaaaaataactatATTCTTGATACAGAATTGCATCATCTTTATAGTAATTAATGAGAGGAAAACCTTGGATCATTGTGCAGGGAAAAAAAAGTGAGGGAGCTTGTTTTGTGGATGTAGACAAAAATTCTAAATGTTTGCTTGTATTATGTACACCAAATATTTTCCTTAGTGTTAACTATTATGGTTGCTTTTCACTAATtcgtgtgtgcgtgtgtggttGTATGGTACACTTCCAAAGATAGGTGATATCTGAGATGTTCCCACTAAAAGTATCCATGTCTTTAGATATCAATAGAATGCATATTAGATCAATTTAAGTACTACGATTTATCAGACATTTTCTAATCCTCCACTTTTCATCTTATGTATTATTATTGTACTGATGTAGGGTTAAAACTTTTTCTTTGGCCTTTTGCCATGGTTTGCCCTCTTAAAAATTAACTAGCATCATGCTTTCATGTAGATGGTTATGACTATTCTTAAGTTTATTGTCAACTGATGGCAAGTTCGTCTGATCTCTAGGTAATACAAGTACCTCCTTACCTCCCTTGCCTCTAGGAGCGAAACAGCAAGTAGCTAATGCTTTAAGTGATATTCAAGGGGAGCCACCAAAAGGTGAGTTCAAGCTACCACATGAATTATATACTCTGTTATCCCCCCAAGGTGTTTTATTCATTTGATGTTCTTATCCTACCCCACTATGTTTTCATCTTGCATATAGTTCCTTTTCTAGATCTTAATTTTGTATTACATCTAACTAATGGTGAGTTTGCATCTCTAGGTGCTGCAGAAGATGTAATTGAAACTTTAAGAGCTCACGAGGAGAAACTAACAGAAGTTTTGTATTTAAATATAACAGAAAGGAAGTTTTTACCTAAGTAGTAATGGTACAAATATAAAAAATCAAATCTGCTTTAGCTGGCCACATGGTTGGTTGAGATATGCATCTTCATATTCAAAATATAGTTCAATCATTATATTTTATTCCTAGTCTATGACAAAGTCATGTTTCCCAATTTATCTAGTATGGAACTTCTTATATAAATTTGGCCAGAGCAAGGAAGCAAGAATATATATATAAGGCTTGCCTAAGTAAATTAGTTTGACCTCGCATGGGAGAACCTTGGTAATTAGAGTGCGATTTGACCTTATCTCACTAGTTTCCTAACACAATAATGCAGTTTCATAGTTGTTTGTTGTATAATTTCTTGTGCTGGATTTGCGCAACATGGTGGGTCATTTGATTTCAATGCTTGTTTGTACACTAGATATTCgttatttttattaaaaagaaATTAAGTTCTTGAAACAGGAATCGCATGTCTTCTGTGGTAATGATAAGCAAATTTTGGATTGTTATTGTGCAGGTAAAGAAAGTGACAGTGCTTCTTGTTTCATGGATGCGACTGAAAATTCTAAAGGTTTGCTCATATTATGCAAATCAAAGCTTTATCATTGATATTGTTGCTGCTTTTAATAATATCTTTCATATGTAACAATGTTTTGAACTTTTCATAATGATTATATCAACTTTTATATTATCTACTTTCATATATTAAAAGTGACATATCTATATGAAGCACTTTTGAATGGTCATTGAAGAGCTATTTTAAGAAATATTACAGGTACTAGTTTGTTGTAACTTAGTTGATTATCACCGTGTGTACTGAGTTGGTTAATTTGAATTTCATATCTATTTCATTTACTTGACAATTATGTTATTATTTATTGCCGAGCTTCATTACAATGGTAGTTTTGGACATTTCTAATGTTTCTTGGATCTGCTCCCTATAGAAATTAGTGCATATTAAAACCTTTGCTTTGGCCATGATTAGACCCTTAAAGTTCCACTAGCTTTTAAGGACTCACCGTTCAGGCCTATAGTTGTTTTTCTAAATAGTTATAAAGTATACAAATGACAAGTTTTCCTGATCTAGGTAATACAGCCTTCTTACCATCCTTGTCTCCTGGAGCAAAACAACAAGTAGAATATTCTTTAAACGGTCATCAAGAGGAGCCACCTAAAGGTGAATTGAAACTATCATACCATTTTTACTATTTTATTCTCCTTGTAGTTTAATTGCTATTCGAGACCTTAATTTTGTATTAGATCTAATCAATGGTGTGTTTGTGTCTCCCGGTGCAGCAGAGAATGTACTCAAATGTTTAAGAGAGGAGAAACCAACCAAAGGTTTGTATTTAGTTTTTACTAAATACTTTTCAGATATGTTCATACTATCTATCTGTTAATATGTTTTCTTTAAAAGCATCTATGTCTTTACATATTAACAGAATACAAATTAGATCAAATTATGTGTTATAATCTTTAAGACATTTCTAATGTGTCATCATGGATTGCACTCTCCATGCTCAACTTTTCCTTGTAGTTGCCAAGTATGGTTTTATATGTGAAGTCAATGCAGATGGAAGCTCAACTGAAGCCATGGGCATTGCCAAAGATGAAAGCGAGTACACCAGGTGCAAGAATGGCGGGGCAAATATTGAAGAAGCTATCAACCTGGATAGTGACGAAGATGAGGATCTTCACATTGTTGAACATAGGACAGAAGGCAACAAGTCACATGCTCTGAGGGCTATGAATGGTGGGCATCTTTATATGCAGCAACCCAAGTCAGGTTCGCTTATAGCCTTACATGCCCAGGGAGCCATGAATGGGGATCTTCACCTGGAGCAGCACGGGGCGGCAGTGCATGCAGCCATGAATGCGGTGTCACCCCTCACACCACTGTGGAATTATGTAGATCCTCAAGGACACACCCGAGGGCCATTTCCACTGTCTTGCCTGTTTCGTTGGAGCGGCTTCTTCGCGAAGGACTTCAAAGTGTGGAGGACAGGAGAGACCGCGGAGCAGGCTATTTTGCTTACAGATGCCTTTCTCATGTATCTGTAGCGTGCTCTCTCAGTTGAGCCTTCCGTCTTAACTTTTGATCTCTCAGTTGACCTGGAAACACCTTATTAGGTCGTCATCTTCCTGAGAATATATACTTAGGTATTTGTTGGCATGCCGTGTTTAGTTCAGGCAGGCATTTGTTGCTCGCTGATCGATCAGGTGTTGGTGATGATCCTTCTTGGGTTGGATTTCTCCTATTCTTTTCCACTTCAGTTTGTAGAACACTGCTCTGCATCTCGCTAATGTTTAAGAACAAGTTGCCATGGTTCATGTTCTTAAATGCATCTTTAGACCTCACAATGGATCAACCAAGGCTTCCATGAGAACCTCACGTCTGAGAATAAGACCTCATGTGCACAAAATTCTTCAATATAATCAAGGACACTATGAAGAGGAGATGACAATATAGTCGGTGAATGCCTGGTCTCAAATGACATGTACTGTACATAACGTAAGCAAAAATTAACATGTTCGTTTGACCCTGGATCAAACTCTTTCAGCTGCCCTACTACTAGACTGGACTACCTGAACCGCCAGGTTTCATCAGCCTGGTGCCTGTCATCGCGATTGCAAGTTCGCTGCTTCCTTCCAGGAATGGATGCTGCCTTTCGCCATCCAAGCATACTAAATCTGCCATCACACCCATATCACGAAGAAAAAACAGAGGAAGTATGCATGCGCTACGGTTTCTCTTGTTGCTGTGCACTTGGAGAAGCACACAAAATAGCAGATTCTGACTTATATATCATTCAGAAAAAGACGGGCTGCTGTAGTGTCGTATCCCCAATAACAAGGGATGGCCCAGGCACTAGCCAGATGCCACTCTCCTGCCTGTCTGCCCTTCAGGGTgggtttggatggagggacggaGGGGACGAGACAGTGTCATCTCTCTTttttgggatgggatgatcTCACCTGATATTTGATTGgagggacggggacatccctggtttcatgtttggttggagggacaGCCGAGGGACGAGATGGATGGCGTTTTCATGCCGTTAACTATAGTCCCAATTGTCATTCACCCAAAAGAGGATGTGCCCACTGTCAGCTGCCCAAAACTCCGGCGTGCTCTGCCCCTCCCGCCACGGCCTGCACTGGCCCCGGCAGCTCCGGCCCCCGCTGCCACGGCCTGCACGCCCCCGGCAgctccgccccccgccgcctcgGCATGCTCCGCCGCCCAGCTTCACGCGCGCCCGCCTCCCCAAGCCTCGTCGCTGCCGGCCGCTTCGCGAGCTGGGGTGCCACCTGCCTCCCCAGACCCCACTGCCACCGCCCGCCTCCTTAAGCTGCGGCGCCGCTCGCCTCCCcaagccccgccgcctccaaccTCGTGCGCGCCCACCTCCCCAAGCCCCGCCGCCAGGGCttgcgccgccgcgctcccctGCGCCTCCACCGCTAGggctcaccgccgccggccttgcCTATCCGCCGCCCCATCCCCGCGCACGGCCGCCCCTTCCCCGCGCTAGTGCGCGAGACGGCGTTAGCGCCGTTTGCGTGGGACGGATCGGTCCGACCATTTTCTAGGGACGGATCCATCCCAATTTTTCGAGAAATATTCTACTTTGATGCCGTCCTCGTCCCActatctctccaaccaaacacatgcaAAACTGGGACCGTCCCATcccgtccctccatccaaacacacccttagtgaCGATTAAGCATTAGTAGGCGCCTAGTCCCAGCCGACTGCCTAGAGATTTTTGGAACACTGATTGCAACATAATGCATATGTTTCCTAGAATATAAATTGAAAAATACAGAACTGAAACAAACAGCTACTACAGATTTTCTAGGATAAAACCGTTGAATTCAACAACCTCCCCGTATATCCGAACGCGCCGCCACGAGCTGCAGCTCTTCGCTGATGCCGATTGCGACCACGAGCGCCAGGAGCTAGCTTCCTCCCTTCCTTGTCATTTAGGAACAGGAGCGAGTCGAAGCAGTACAGCAGGAGCGATCTCCGCCAGCGTGTTGCAGAGCGCGAGCAGGCCATGGGAGATGAGATAGGGCAGCGTCTGGACTCTGGACAACGAGCTCGCGCCGGCCGGTCGCCCCGGCGTGCCACGCGAGCTCGAAGCAGGAGGCAGCGAGCTCGGCGAGCGGCGGGTCCCCGCTGGTGCCGAGGAGGTTTGCAGAGGCAGTTGAAGGGACCGATtcctcggcgccggccggcTGCATTGCGGCGGCGCCCGGTGCCGGTggggtttgaattttgaaattgGGTGCCGTCCGAGCCGGTTCCCGCTCTTTTATATGTATGCCGCCGATGGTTGAGGCGGCCCAAGCAGAGGAAGGCCCATCGTGGCTTCTCTTGTTCCTCCTGCCTGATGAACGAACGTCCAAATATTAACTCAACTGAACTAGAGGTTTTTGTAACTGTTATATATTTTCTGATCCAATGCTGAGAATAAGCACGAATCTTTGACAGTTCTGTGTCGACTTTCATAAAGTGGTACCTTGATGGTTTATGAAGAACCTTACGATGCTATGCCATGATGTTCACACGGAAACATCAAGTGCAGATTTAGCTAGGTTACAACTTATAACGGCATgaaaaattcttacaaagtcCGTCCCTATTTTGTTCTAAGTATTTATAGTCTTGTGTATGGTATACCTTCATAATGTTGGCAGTGATTTATCTTGTGAGACAGATATATCTCTAATAATCCTTATATAACTTTTTTAAACCATTGACCAGAAGGAGACATGCGCCCTTTGTACATAGTGCTACATTATTGTCCCTTTTAAGCATTTGAGCAGCCTTACCCAACAAAAAGGCAAGGGCCTTTGGGTGACAACTGACAAGCATGTTTTGGTAAACTTTTCACCAGTAATTTGCACTTGGTTCACCTGTAGATGAGGTGGTCATGTATTCTGAAGCAGTTGTCCATGAAAAACAACACCAATAATTTGCATATGTACCTTTCTTAtaaagaggaagatagaagaaggACGCGGATAatatcttcatcatcctcaagAAAAAGACAGGCTATCCTCCTCTACACCATGCATGGAGTGGCTCATGTAATTCACAGAGTGCATCTctttccttaaaaaaataatttcaaagTAACTTATACCTCTACCAAGCGACTTGCATTGCTAGCAGTGCTGGATCTTGAAAACTATCACGTGTTGCATTATGTGAATACAAAGACTGTAACAAAGTAGGTTAGTGGAGAAGACAAAGATGACACGGTGACTAGACTAAACATCCATTTGAAGACAGTCACATGAACCCACACTTCTTGCAATCTTCATTTATCCACTTCCTGCAAATCAATGACCAGGATAAGCCGTCATACTTAAATCAGTGCAAATCTCCAAAACGTGCAATACGAAAAGAAAATATGATATGTATTCTTTAATGTTCAGTAAATATATGTACCGAGACGTGGGAATACTTAGCGTGGCCCGAACCTTATAGACATGACAAACCATGTACAATAGAAAACTCAGCATTCGTTCTGAGGCTCAAAATTGGTTGTATTTTGGtcagcattagtaccggatctaacGGCTAGTCCCCGAGGAGCTCCTCGTGacccccttttagtaccgggagGTTACAAATTACTACCGATTGAAGcatccaaccggtactaatgtgcctgaggacCTTTAATAtagggtggaggcttcacccggtactaaattgcaGCCTCCCCTCATGCGTCagccccccttctctctcaccCCACGCTCAGCCCCCCTCCCCACACTTATCCGCCCATCCCCTCATCCTCTCACCCGCGCCTCTCTCCCTTCTTCTCCCCACCgaatcccctctctctccccagctgaatcccctccctctcccccacaCAGATCCCATTGCCGCCCCTCCCGTCAccacccctctcctcccccctccgctcgccctcacctcttacatgttgcgaggagcggcggtggaGCAAGGAGTGGCAGAGGCAAGAAGGGAGGACACGGCGAGGCGGCAGAGTGTCAGCAGGGTGTGACGGAGCAAGGAGCAGCGGTGGAGCTTCGGCGGGAGGGCGCGGTAGCGGAGCATCGACAAggcgtggcggagcaaggagcgCGTGGATCTTGGAGTAGTGGCCACCTCCCTCAGatccgacggcgacggcaactGGCGGGCtgaggagcggcgacggcggcaatcAGCAGCAGTGGCTGAGCAGCGTAAgtacgccgcctccctccctccctctgcccCCCCTCTCGCTATTGCGGGACTCATGTGCTGTGCGGCCGAGGCTCCAGCGCTTGGGCGGACGGCGGCAGTGTGCGGTCGGGGCTTCGGTcggaggattttttttattttttaatagccctttagtaccggttatttgacccggtactaaaggtccttttTAGTACCGAAATagtaataccggttgcacaaccagtactaaaggggggtttggaCCCTGTACTGAAGGTGCATTCTCCAGTAGTGTAAGTGAACAAACATACCTAACAAATATGGCTTTTATGCAAGCAACTACGCTTAGCATATAAATTTGCTAATTTCTATATGCAAGGTGCAAGGAGAAGGATCTCTGGGCAGTCAGATGGAACCGTAACTCATTCGACAATTAGCGGTGTTTCCACGCTCATGTTTAACACTAAGCTGTTTGAGAAGTTAGGGATAGGGATGCCGACGCATATCATTGCACTactaaggaggtgtttggatactaggtgctaaattttagccatatcacatcggatgttcggatgctaattaggaggactaaacacgagctaattataaaactaattgcagaacccctggtctaattcacgagatgaatctattaagcctaattaatccatcattagcaaatagttactgtagcaccactttgtcaaattatggattaattagggttaatagattcgtctcgcgaattcgcccaaattagcctccatctgtgcaattaattttgtaatcagcctatgtttaatagagctaattagtatttaaacatctgatgtgacaggtgccaaacagcccctaaatcAGAACTGCCTATGTGCATGTCACTCTCAACTCCTACAAGTAGGATCCTCGATGTGCAGAACAGACAGGCCGCGCAGGACCCACGTAGGAGCATTTCTTGAGAAAAAGGTTGCGATCCAGCATTCTGTACGCTGATTGGTAGCAATGTGTGTCAGGTCAACCCTGAAGGCAGTAGAGAGCATTGCTCATCTTTTTTCTCTAAAACAAATAAGAGAGAAAGAAACAGACAGAAATGGTGTGCATGGACAGGCAGAATTGACGTTGACTGAGGGCTCCCACTGGAACGACAGACGTCAGCGTCATACCAAAATGAACTGCTTTAATACTTTATAATATCATTGTGCTAACTCTGTTGGAATACATTCAGAATTAGCAAGAgcttttcatgcatgcatgatgcaacTAGTGCCAAACTGTGATGATCGATAGCATTGAGTTAGTGCAATTACATAAAGCTAGCAGTGCTAATCGCAATCAGAGGATATTCGATCTGAATTAATTAGAACAAAAGTGAATATTTTTGTTTATCTGTTGATGTGAATGATAACCGTAGCATTAATGCTGGTGACACGTCATTTGAAGCTGAAGGCCGCAAttcacatacatacaaatggGGTTAGTATACTGACATATATTGACCACTTCCAAACTTTGATTCATTAATTCAtgggatatatatatatatatatatatatatatatatatatatagtgagATAAAAAAAAGTGGGGTAATATTATACGGCCAGCTATAGAGTTGTCTGAAAATTTACGTGATCGAATGCTAAGATTTACTATACCTCCCAAAGTGATATACTATCTCATGATGGCAACAATACTAAGTTCGTATAAACATCGCCCTTTTCGTGAACTCAAATATGTTTCTTCTCAAATTATTGTAGTAAATAATGTGATGCATATGTAAAAAtttaaataaatatgaaagCAAACTAGATAGATAGGGATCAGAGGACCCGCATAAGAGAGCAACAAATTCCGCCCAGAGGAGCACAACATATGTTTCTTGAGACAAAAAAAGTGGTGATGCAGTGCTTTGTATTCTGAAAAATTGGTGTATATATACGATAAAGATATTAGAGATGAATCCTAAAGTCGGCTGAGAGCAGTGCGATACATACTCTCCATGTTATGTCTCAGTGTCATTTCCTTTTCTTATATTTTTCTCCCATCCATGCTATGTCTGCTTACAAGTCTTCAAgggaataaaataaaatcagaGCACAAGTACAGATAGTCTGAAGAAAAATAAGGAGACTGCTAATACCTTGTTTAActcaccattttttttaaaaaaattgttccGTAATGAGTTAAGAAAATTATATAAGCATGTGTCGTTCTCGATCAAGTGAGGAAAAAAGTTGTGATGCGACGTTTTTGTATGCTGAGAATCGCTATccggccatgatctgaaggCGACAGAGAGCAGTGCAATATAAATGAAATGGCGTTGTCTGTGAGGACCTGCACTCGAGTCGGCAGGCACTCATCAGCATCGCACCAAAATGAACTGCTTTAGTATTTTATCATGATGCAACTTTATTAGCACCCATTTCTTAAGAATTGTATGCTAACTTTGTTGGTATCTTTTTCTTAATAAGAATCAGCAAGAACTGTTCATGATGCAATGCAGCTAGTGTCCAACACACTCACTAATGCCTTTGTGTTCTAGTGCAAGTACATAAAaccatttgatgctaattacaaaagtaTACATCAGTTGATTATTTTTCATCTTGTTTATGTGAATGGCAACACGCTAGCATTATTCTTGGAGACAATCGATCGTGACAGGTTAGTTTTGGCAAatgattattatttttttcttgcatTGCTCCATAAGATGCATGGATTGTTACATATATACTTCTACTCCAAATTAAGTCCAAATCAGCAGCAAGAAACTCTCTACTTGGATTGATCGACCAGATTTGccgaaaaggggaaaaaagatgCATTGGCCCTCTCCCTCTGACACACACAGAGAGTCGTCACAGTTAACAAATTAATTAACAGTCAGTTAATTAATCCATTAAACGGTCGACGATCATCAGTCGGAGGTCTTGAAGGGCGCCGCGGCCTTGAGGTTGTGCACGATGTCCTGCACGGAGCCGATGCTGGCGGCGACGGAGATGAGGAGGCAGACGAAGCTCATGGCCTGCAGCATCCACCACCGGGGCTCGCCGCGCCGGATCTTGAGCCTCGCCACGTGCATGCTGACGGGGAAGTAGACGGAGAGCGGCCAGAAGCCCAGCGCGCCGATGAGGCCCAGCACGGCGTTGAAGAAGGGCAGCAGCATCGCCACCAGCGTGGTGAACATGATGAGGATGGTGCGGAGCACGAGCTTgagcggcgccaccgccacggtggccggcggcgaggaagacgaCCGGAGGCAGGGGACGCGCACGTAGTAGGTGGCGTTGATGAATTTGGCGTCCGGCCACCGGCACGCCACGCAGCTTTCCAGCCGCGCGAAGATGGGCTGCGCGAACACCTGCAAGCAATGCAATTATTCAATTAATGGAGGCACAGGATTCAGCTGGtgtacgtcgtcgtcgtcgttcttGATCGCCGGCCGGTGGATAATTAAGCTGCAAGCAGAGAAGAATTAATGACCTGGTATGCGCCGATGAGGTGGACGATGACGCAGATGTTGGCGATGTCGACGAGCCAGAAGGGCTCGTAGAAGGCGTATCCGGTGAGGATGTTG from Setaria italica strain Yugu1 chromosome VII, Setaria_italica_v2.0, whole genome shotgun sequence includes the following:
- the LOC111258047 gene encoding uncharacterized protein LOC111258047, whose amino-acid sequence is MQQQKLLSTEAERMRRLEEIPEIIADTEQEGNETELEVAASNSSQENRGNTSTSLPPLPLGAKQQVANALSDIQGEPPKGKESDSASCFMDATENSKGNTAFLPSLSPGAKQQVEYSLNGHQEEPPKAENVLKCLREEKPTKDGSSTEAMGIAKDESEYTRCKNGGANIEEAINLDSDEDEDLHIVEHRTEGNKSHALRAMNGGHLYMQQPKSGSLIALHAQGAMNGDLHLEQHGAAVHAAMNAVSPLTPLWNYVDPQGHTRGPFPLSCLFRWSGFFAKDFKVWRTGETAEQAILLTDAFLMYL